In the Bos javanicus breed banteng chromosome 4, ARS-OSU_banteng_1.0, whole genome shotgun sequence genome, tcagttcagttcagttcagttcagttgctcagtcgtgttcgactctttgcgagcccatgaatcgcagcacgcaaggcctccctgtccatcaccaactcccggagttcacccagactcacgtccatcgagtcagtgatgccatccagccatctcatcctctgttgtacatTAAGTATGTTTTATTGATACTGTCTTTGCTTTGTCTCAGGGGCTTCTCTCTCAAGAGATTTGCTTTTATATCCCCAAATGGAACATGtaaacttattaaaataaaattttctttacttgAACATTCCTATGCTGCCAAATATCTGAATTCAGAAGACTCTGTTTTTATGTTGAGACTTTGTCCTTAACAGACATATgtaaaactatgagaaaatagaaatattttagttATTCATTAGAAGAAGTATATTTTATTGAATCCCCtatagatttgtgtgtgtgtgtgtgtgtgtgagagagtgtgagtgtgtgtgtgctcagtcatgtccaactctttgcaaccccatggactgtagccccccaggcttctctatccatgggattttccaggcaagaatactagagtggattaccatttcctgtTCTAAgttgtcttcctgacccagggatccagcccgtgtctcctgcattgcaggcagattctttaccacggtgccacctgggaagctctatagATTTGCTCACCCAAGGTAAATAGATCTGGTATTATTTGGGGTAGATAAATGTAATGAAACATTTGACTCTATTTTTGATGTTTGACTGTTAATGGGTTTCAAGCCCCACCACTCACCCTCCACTTCTCTCCCATCTGACAAAGCTGATGTCAAAGTATGAGCACTCTCTGTTTTCATGCTAGTGGGAAGTTCAGACAACATCCATTCTGGCTCCCATTCTCATAAACCTCTAATCACAATGAAAGCCAAGCTAGTCTCTCTAGTCACATTTGGATTTGCTTGGGAGGCTGCCCTTATGTCTGCAGAGCTCCTCATGCCCAACATGTATTTTGTTATCAGCTTTAGTAACATTCTGCAGAACATGTAATGGTGAGAAGGCAATATGGGACACATGTAGGTTAATTTGACATATCAGGAGAAATAGTATTTTGCCCTCAAGATACTTAAATATATCCTTGATTCTTGAGAGGGTAATCCACAACTTTGTGCTACAGCCATTGATAGTCCTGACTTTCAAAGGCAGTTAAGTTGTGTTGTtgctatttcaaaaatataatagttTCATCAGTGTAATAGTCTCTCTCTGAGTAGATTATAATATCTAAATCTTGGATACCTATCAATCAAAAAGCAAGCAACTCAAATGGCTCATTTTAAGCAGATTTCAAAACAACTTGGACTTGTATTTGAGGGTTTCATTTTGACTCATCTAACTATTATGGGTTACCTGTTTATAAGAATGtccacaaaaaaatagaaatgatatgAAGAAGCTCAGTAATGATAATTTttgcctcttttaaaaatatatttaatagaaCCAGCAGGCTAGTGGCTGTTGGTACTGCATCTCCTCTTACTCCCCGCGTCACTGCTGCCACCATGCCAGGAGGTCTCCTCCTCAGGGACGAGGCTCCCAACTTCGAGGCAAATACTCCCATCGGCCACATCCGTTTCCACGACTATCTGGGAGACTCATGGGGCATTCTATCCTCCCATCCTCGGGACTTTACCACTGTGTGTACCACGGAGCTCGGCAGAGCAGCAAAGCTGGCAccagagtttgccaagagaaatgTTAAGATGATTGCTCTTTCCATAGACAGTGTGGAAGACCATCTTGCATGGAGCAAGGATATCAATGCTTACAATGGTGAAGGGCCCACAGAAAAGTTACCTTTTCCCATCATTGATGATAAGAATCGGGACCTTGCCATCCAGTTGGGCATGCTGGACCCAGCAGAGAAAGACGAAAAGGACATGCCTGTGACTGCTCGTGTGGTGTTTATTTTTGGTCCTGATAAGAAACTGAAACTGTCCATCCTCTACCCAGCTACCACTGGCAGGAACTTTGATGAGATTCTCAGAGTAATTATCTCTCTCCTGCTGACGGCAGAAAAGAGGGTGGCCACCCCGGTTGACTGGAAGAATGGGGACAGCGTGATGGTCCTTCCAACCATCCCTGAAGAGGAAGCCAAAAAACTTTTCCCTAAAGGAGTCTTCACCAAAGAGCTCCCATCTGGCAAGAAATACCTCCGCTACACACCCCAGCCATAGGCTCGCCATGGAGTTGGTTCTGGAGCTGCCCACTTAGCACCATGAGCCAGAGGATGCCAGCTGTCCATCATGTTTCCCTGCAGCAGTCCATTAAAAACGTTCTGGTGTGATCACAGCCAAGGTCTTTAGGTTGCTATACTACTGGCTTATTAAATGAAAACAGCATTAAAAATTCCTTGGGATCCTTTGTGCCTTCAGCAGCTTTCTCCTCTGTTCATATATCTTCACACTCTCTGCTGACTTTCTTCGAAATATGGGACTTATCTTGGATCTCTGCAGGGTTTATGACCAAGAGGTGGTATCAGTGTATGGTTGAAAAAGCCTGCTTTGCTCCATCATACTGTGTtgaccaaaatgttcatttggctttttttttttaaattttatttttaaactttacaatattgtattagttttgccaaatatcgaaatgagtccgccacaggtatacctgcatgaaccctcctgaaccctcctccctcctccctcccctaccctccctctgggtcgtcccagtgcaccagccccaagcatccagtaccgtgcattgaacctggcctggcgactcgtttcatacatgatattatacatgtttcaatgctattctcccaaatctccccaccctctccctctcccacagagtccataagactgatctatacatcggtgtctcttttgctgtctcgtacacagggttattgttaccatctttctaaattccatatatatgcgttagtatactgtattggtgtttttctttctggcttgcttcactctgtataataggttccagtttcatccatctcattagaactgattcaaatgtattctttttaatggctgagtaatactccattgtgtatatgtaccacagctttcttatccattcatctgctgatgggcatctaggttgcttccatgtcctggctattataaacagtgctgcaatgaacattggggtacacgtgtctctttcccttctggtttcctcagtgtgtatgcccagcagtgggattgctagatcataaggcagctctatttccagttttttaaggaatctccacactgttctgcaaagtggctgtactaatttgcattcccaccaacagtgtaagagagttcccttttctccacaccctctccagcatttattgcttgtagacttttggatcgcagccattctgattggtgtgaaatgCTTCTTGGGGATCAGCAAATAAATCCTTTGTCAAAAACgtgaaaaaaagtatatatttaataaaaatgattacAGAAACAAATAGGCCTCATTTTGTAATTAAATTATGGAAAGGAAGTTATATAGACAAAATTTCTCTAATACCAGAAATTTATATCTGATAGAGAAAAAATACAAcatcaataaacagaaaatatgaagtaCTCATCTCACTGTACATTTGGAGATTTCACTAAAGTTCCTTACCCCTCTATAGATCTCagtctatttataaaataataatttatctgTCAGAATGACACTTCATTATCCCTTTCCTATCTAATACATAAGGTTCTGTGATACATCTTTAGACATTAAAGATTGATGAACTTAGCTAAATACAtagggggtgtgtgtggtgtataCATGTGCAAATTACAAACTTTCAAGCTACTAAACTAATATTAGCATGCAGAAAATTATCTAATAACCCAAGGATTCATAGAATTTTAATGCTCCTAGGCTAATTTCTGTTAGAACTACTTTTTAATGATGATATTGTCTATATTGGCTTTTATGAGTATATATTTGTAGAACCAGTTTGCCAATGTACTCTTTAATTGACC is a window encoding:
- the LOC133246339 gene encoding peroxiredoxin-6-like, whose translation is MPGGLLLRDEAPNFEANTPIGHIRFHDYLGDSWGILSSHPRDFTTVCTTELGRAAKLAPEFAKRNVKMIALSIDSVEDHLAWSKDINAYNGEGPTEKLPFPIIDDKNRDLAIQLGMLDPAEKDEKDMPVTARVVFIFGPDKKLKLSILYPATTGRNFDEILRVIISLLLTAEKRVATPVDWKNGDSVMVLPTIPEEEAKKLFPKGVFTKELPSGKKYLRYTPQP